A window from Saccharomyces cerevisiae S288C chromosome XIII, complete sequence encodes these proteins:
- the SPG5 gene encoding Spg5p (Protein required for proteasome assembly during quiescence; binds to base of the proteasome regulartory particle; required for survival at high temperature during stationary phase; not required for growth on nonfermentable carbon sources) — MAVGGNNWSMWLRMSRVHLRQITKSLDRTLISLSHGNFSHQYNRNIFVTWWKSLFEASTAFRRASGLTVSPLTRRGIARFDHFRPVPNVSKFASFPRVPKGAPRGLFTNWNMTTSKRLLGQRAYSTSSIKFTQEAVNNMTISLRCFFNSLGGLNQCSHSNSCKAYQNASNVTSKQDHVQPVALKKLSQKDINFIRNLELFKIMKTQNEVVDETSAYYMEKPGSYIEFTISEFNVNGTFSAPLSFLDPSLLADLDEMIRNYKYELKSIYSSVDMILQNYGSLPITFHRNKIRIHFPNSTVVETEKLIAGLNIATGVIYADTSPDISLEGTNLNALVNVDNSGSVWSFVKEPSFPSRSAFSPILSDASYDTYELV, encoded by the coding sequence ATGGCTGTCGGTGGTAATAACTGGAGCATGTGGCTGCGAATGTCACGGGTCCACCTCAGGCAGATCACGAAGTCTCTGGACCGAACGCTGATCAGTTTGAGCCATGGGAATTTTTCCCACCAATATAATCGCAATATTTTTGTCACTTGGTGGAAGAGCCTATTTGAGGCTTCTACAGCTTTTAGGAGGGCAAGTGGTTTAACGGTATCTCCTCTCACGAGGAGAGGAATCGCAAGGTTTGACCATTTCAGACCTGTTCCCAATGTCAGTAAATTTGCTTCTTTTCCCAGAGTGCCCAAAGGAGCCCCAAGGGGCCTTTTTACCAACTGGAATATGACTACATCAAAGAGATTATTAGGGCAGAGAGCTTATTCGACTTCCAGTATCAAATTTACCCAAGAAGCCGTGAATAACATGACTATATCTTTGAGGTGTTTTTTCAACTCACTAGGCGGATTAAATCAGTGCTCCCACTCTAATTCCTGCAAAGCTTATCAGAATGCGTCTAATGTTACCTCTAAACAGGATCACGTCCAACCAGTTGCCCTTAAGAAGTTATCTCAAAAGGATATCAATTTCATTCGTAATTTAGAACTATTTAAGATAATGAAGACCCAGAATGAAGTCGTTGATGAAACAAGCGCATATTACATGGAAAAACCAGGTTCCTATATTGAATTTACCATTTCAGAATTTAACGTTAATGGGACATTCTCCGCACCTTTGTCATTTTTAGATCCTTCTTTGTTAGCGGATTTGGATGAAATGATTAGAAATTACAAATACGAATTAAAATCAATATACAGTAGTGTTGACATGATCTTGCAGAATTATGGATCATTGCCGATAACTTTTCATCGAAATAAGATTCGAATACATTTTCCAAACTCAACTGTGGTGGAAACAGAAAAACTAATTGCAGGTCTGAATATTGCTACGGGTGTTATTTACGCAGATACGTCTCCCGATATCAGTCTAGAAGGTACAAATTTGAATGCTCTGGTTAATGTTGACAATTCAGGAAGCGTATGGTCTTTTGTTAAGGAGCCCTCGTTTCCCTCTAGGAGCGCTTTTTCACCTATTTTATCAGATGCATCCTATGATACTTATGAATTGGTCTAG